Proteins encoded together in one Balaenoptera ricei isolate mBalRic1 chromosome 2, mBalRic1.hap2, whole genome shotgun sequence window:
- the SEMA7A gene encoding semaphorin-7A isoform X1, whose amino-acid sequence MTPPPPGCASLGAPRARVPTPLARSGLPLRLLLLLWTAAASQGHPKNGPRISAVWKGHAGQDHVDFGPAEPHTVLFHEPGSSSVWVGGRSKVYVFDFSKDRNASMRTVNIGSTKGSCRDKQGCENYITLLEKQGEGLLVCGTNARRPSCWTLVNDTAELLGERRGYAPFSPDENSLVLFDGSEVYSTIRKQEYNGKIPRFRRIKGEIELYTSDTVMQNPQFIKATIVHQDQAYDDKIYYFFREDNPDKNPEAPLNVSRVAQLCRGDQGGESSLSVSKWNTFLKAMLVCSDATSNKNFNRLQDVFLLPDPNGQWRDTRVYGVFSNPWNYSAVCVYSLGDIDKVFRTSSLKGYYSDLPNPRPGKCLPDRQPIPTETFQVADSHPEVVQRVEPVGPLKTPLFHSKYHYQKVVVHRMHASNGETFHVLYLTTDKGTIHKVVESGKREHSLVFSILEIQPFRRPATIQAMSLDAERRKLYVNSQWEVSQVPLDLCEVYSGGCHGCLMARDPYCGWNQDRCVSIYSSPEPVLQSINPAEPHKGCPNPKPEQAPLQKVSLAQNSRYYLSCPMESRHATYSWRHENSVEQSCEPGHQSPNCILFIENLTDLQYGHYYCEAQEGSYLREAQHWELLREDGAVTSHLLGRARALAASLWLGVLPTLTLGLLVH is encoded by the exons ATGACACCGCCTCCGCCCGGATGCGCCTCCCTCGGCGCCCCGCGCGCCCGCGTTCCCACTCCGCTGGCTCGGTCCGGGCTCCCGctgcggctgctgctgctgctctggaCGGCCGCCGCCTCCCAAGGCCACCCGAAGAACGGACCCCGCATCTCCGCTGTCTGGAAAG GCCATGCAGGGCAGGACCATGTGGACTTTGGCCCGGCCGAGCCGCACACGGTGCTTTTCCACGAGCCGGGCAGCTCCTCCGTGTGGGTGGGTGGACGCAGCAAGGTCTATGTCTTCGACTTCTCCAAGGACAGGAATGCCTCCATGCGCACA GTGAACATTGGCTCCACGAAGGGGTCCTGCCGGGACAAGCAG GGCTGTGAGAACTACATCACGCTCCTGGAGAAGCAGGGTGAGGGGCTGCTGGTCTGCGGCACCAATGCCCGGCGCCCCAGCTGCTGGACCCTG GTGAATGACACTGCAGAGTTGCTTGGTGAGAGGAGAGGCTATGCCCCCTTCAGCCCGGATGAGAACTCCCTGGTTCTGTTTGACG GCTCTGAGGTGTACTCCACCATCCGGAAGCAGGAATACAATGGGAAGATCCCTCGGTTCCGCCGTATCAAGGGTGAGATTGAGCTGTACACCAGTGATACTGTCATGCAAA ACCCGCAGTTCATCAAGGCCACCATTGTGCACCAAGACCAGGCCTACGATGACAAGATCTACTACTTCTTCCGAGAGGACAACCCTGACAAGAATCCCGAGGCCCCTCTCAACGTGTCCCGAGTGGCCCAGCTGTGCAGG GGGGACCAGGGTGGCGAGAGTTCACTGTCGGTCTCCAAGTGGAACACCTTCCTGAAAGCCATGCTGGTGTGCAGTGACGCCACCAGCAACAAGAACTTCAACAGGCTGCAGGATGTCTTCCTGCTCCCTGACCCTAATGGCCAGTGGAGGGACACTAGGGTCTATGGCGTTTTCTCCAACCCCTG GAACTACTCTGCCGTCTGCGTGTACTCCCTCGGTGACATTGACAAGGTCTTCCGCACTTCCTCACTCAAGGGCTACTACTCAGACCTTCCCAACCCACGGCCTGGCAAG TGCCTCCCAGACCGGCAGCCGATACCCACAGAGACCTTCCAGGTGGCCGACAGTCACCCTGAGGTGGTGCAGAGGGTGGAGCCCGTGGGGCCTCTGAAGACGCCACTGTTCCACTCTAAGTACCACTACCAGAAAGTGGTTGTCCACCGCATGCACGCCAGCAACGGGGAGACCTTCCATGTGCTTTACCTAACCACAG ACAAGGGCACCATCCACAAGGTGGTGGAGTCGGGGAAACGGGAACACAGCCTTGTCTTCAGCATCTTGGAGATCCAACCCTTTCGCCGTCCGGCCACAATCCAGGCCATGTCACTGGACGCTGAACGG cGGAAACTGTATGTGAACTCCCAGTGGGAGGTGAGCCAGGTGCCCCTGGACCTGTGTGAGGTCTACAGTGGGGGCTGCCATGGCTGCCTCATGGCCCGAGACCCCTACTGCGGCTGGAACCAGGACCGCTGCGTCTCCATCTACAGCTCCCCAGA GCCAGTGCTGCAGTCCATCAATCCAGCCGAGCCACACAAGGGGTGCCCCAACCCAAAGCCAG AACAAGCCCCACTGCAGAAGGTTTCCCTGGCCCAGAACTCTCGCTACTACCTGAGCTGCCCCATGGAGTCCCGCCACGCCACCTACTCGTGGCGCCACGAGAACAGTGTGGAGCAGAGCTGTGAGCCCGGCCACCAGAGCCCCAACTGCATCCTGTTCATCGAGAACCTCACGGACCTCCAGTACGGCCACTACTACTGCGAGGCCCAGGAGGGTTCCTACCTCCGTGAGGCTCAGCACTGGGAGCTACTGCGCGAGGATGGCGCCGTGACCTCACACCTGCTGGGCCGCGCCCGCGCCCTGGCCGCCTCCCTCTGGCTGGGTGTCCTGCCCACGCTTACTCTCGGCCTGCTGGTCCATTAG
- the SEMA7A gene encoding semaphorin-7A isoform X2 yields MGHAGQDHVDFGPAEPHTVLFHEPGSSSVWVGGRSKVYVFDFSKDRNASMRTVNIGSTKGSCRDKQGCENYITLLEKQGEGLLVCGTNARRPSCWTLVNDTAELLGERRGYAPFSPDENSLVLFDGSEVYSTIRKQEYNGKIPRFRRIKGEIELYTSDTVMQNPQFIKATIVHQDQAYDDKIYYFFREDNPDKNPEAPLNVSRVAQLCRGDQGGESSLSVSKWNTFLKAMLVCSDATSNKNFNRLQDVFLLPDPNGQWRDTRVYGVFSNPWNYSAVCVYSLGDIDKVFRTSSLKGYYSDLPNPRPGKCLPDRQPIPTETFQVADSHPEVVQRVEPVGPLKTPLFHSKYHYQKVVVHRMHASNGETFHVLYLTTDKGTIHKVVESGKREHSLVFSILEIQPFRRPATIQAMSLDAERRKLYVNSQWEVSQVPLDLCEVYSGGCHGCLMARDPYCGWNQDRCVSIYSSPEPVLQSINPAEPHKGCPNPKPEQAPLQKVSLAQNSRYYLSCPMESRHATYSWRHENSVEQSCEPGHQSPNCILFIENLTDLQYGHYYCEAQEGSYLREAQHWELLREDGAVTSHLLGRARALAASLWLGVLPTLTLGLLVH; encoded by the exons ATGG GCCATGCAGGGCAGGACCATGTGGACTTTGGCCCGGCCGAGCCGCACACGGTGCTTTTCCACGAGCCGGGCAGCTCCTCCGTGTGGGTGGGTGGACGCAGCAAGGTCTATGTCTTCGACTTCTCCAAGGACAGGAATGCCTCCATGCGCACA GTGAACATTGGCTCCACGAAGGGGTCCTGCCGGGACAAGCAG GGCTGTGAGAACTACATCACGCTCCTGGAGAAGCAGGGTGAGGGGCTGCTGGTCTGCGGCACCAATGCCCGGCGCCCCAGCTGCTGGACCCTG GTGAATGACACTGCAGAGTTGCTTGGTGAGAGGAGAGGCTATGCCCCCTTCAGCCCGGATGAGAACTCCCTGGTTCTGTTTGACG GCTCTGAGGTGTACTCCACCATCCGGAAGCAGGAATACAATGGGAAGATCCCTCGGTTCCGCCGTATCAAGGGTGAGATTGAGCTGTACACCAGTGATACTGTCATGCAAA ACCCGCAGTTCATCAAGGCCACCATTGTGCACCAAGACCAGGCCTACGATGACAAGATCTACTACTTCTTCCGAGAGGACAACCCTGACAAGAATCCCGAGGCCCCTCTCAACGTGTCCCGAGTGGCCCAGCTGTGCAGG GGGGACCAGGGTGGCGAGAGTTCACTGTCGGTCTCCAAGTGGAACACCTTCCTGAAAGCCATGCTGGTGTGCAGTGACGCCACCAGCAACAAGAACTTCAACAGGCTGCAGGATGTCTTCCTGCTCCCTGACCCTAATGGCCAGTGGAGGGACACTAGGGTCTATGGCGTTTTCTCCAACCCCTG GAACTACTCTGCCGTCTGCGTGTACTCCCTCGGTGACATTGACAAGGTCTTCCGCACTTCCTCACTCAAGGGCTACTACTCAGACCTTCCCAACCCACGGCCTGGCAAG TGCCTCCCAGACCGGCAGCCGATACCCACAGAGACCTTCCAGGTGGCCGACAGTCACCCTGAGGTGGTGCAGAGGGTGGAGCCCGTGGGGCCTCTGAAGACGCCACTGTTCCACTCTAAGTACCACTACCAGAAAGTGGTTGTCCACCGCATGCACGCCAGCAACGGGGAGACCTTCCATGTGCTTTACCTAACCACAG ACAAGGGCACCATCCACAAGGTGGTGGAGTCGGGGAAACGGGAACACAGCCTTGTCTTCAGCATCTTGGAGATCCAACCCTTTCGCCGTCCGGCCACAATCCAGGCCATGTCACTGGACGCTGAACGG cGGAAACTGTATGTGAACTCCCAGTGGGAGGTGAGCCAGGTGCCCCTGGACCTGTGTGAGGTCTACAGTGGGGGCTGCCATGGCTGCCTCATGGCCCGAGACCCCTACTGCGGCTGGAACCAGGACCGCTGCGTCTCCATCTACAGCTCCCCAGA GCCAGTGCTGCAGTCCATCAATCCAGCCGAGCCACACAAGGGGTGCCCCAACCCAAAGCCAG AACAAGCCCCACTGCAGAAGGTTTCCCTGGCCCAGAACTCTCGCTACTACCTGAGCTGCCCCATGGAGTCCCGCCACGCCACCTACTCGTGGCGCCACGAGAACAGTGTGGAGCAGAGCTGTGAGCCCGGCCACCAGAGCCCCAACTGCATCCTGTTCATCGAGAACCTCACGGACCTCCAGTACGGCCACTACTACTGCGAGGCCCAGGAGGGTTCCTACCTCCGTGAGGCTCAGCACTGGGAGCTACTGCGCGAGGATGGCGCCGTGACCTCACACCTGCTGGGCCGCGCCCGCGCCCTGGCCGCCTCCCTCTGGCTGGGTGTCCTGCCCACGCTTACTCTCGGCCTGCTGGTCCATTAG